The following coding sequences lie in one Populus nigra chromosome 15, ddPopNigr1.1, whole genome shotgun sequence genomic window:
- the LOC133673930 gene encoding NADP-dependent malic enzyme has product MESTLKEMRDGASVLDMDPKATVGGGVEDVYGEDCATEDQLVTPWTISVASGYTLLRDPQHNKGLAFTEKERDAHYLRGLLPPATISQQLQEKKLMNTIRQYQLPLQKYTAMMELEERNERLFYKLLIDNVEELLPVVYTPTVGEACQKYGSIFKRPQGLYISLKEKGKVLDVLKNWPQKSIQVIVVTDGERILGLGDLGCQGMGIPVGKLSLYTALGGVRPSACLPVTIDVGTNNEQLLKDEFYIGLRQRRATGKEYSELLHEFMTAVKQNYGEKVLIQFEDFANHNAFDLLAKYGTTHLVFNDDIQGTAAVVLAGLISALKLLGGSLADHTFLFLGAGEAGTGIAELIALEMSRRSKSPLEETRKKIWLTDSKGLIVSSRKESLQHFKKPWAHEHEPVKGLLEAVKAIKPTVLIGTSGVGKTFTKEVIEAMASFNEKPLILALSNPTSQSECTAEEAYTWTKGKAIFASGSPFDPVEYEGKVFVPGQSNNAYIFPGLGLGLVISGAIRVHDDMLLAAAEALAGQIKEEYLAKGLIYPPLSNIRKISVQIAANVAAKAYELGLATRLPRPENLVKHAESCMYSPAYRYYR; this is encoded by the exons GAGACGGAGCTTCGGTGCTCGACATGGACCCCAAAGCCACTGTCGGTGGTGGTGTTGAGGACGTTTATGGCGAGGATTGTGCCACTGAGGACCAGCTTGTTACTCCCTGGACCATCTCCGTTGCCag TGGATATACTCTGTTGAGGGATCCACAGCACAACAAAGGGCTTGCTTTCactgagaaagaaagagatgcaCACTACCTGCGTGGTCTTCTTCCTCCAGCAACTATCTCTCAACAGCTTCaggaaaagaaattgatgaaCACCATTAGACAATATCAACTTCCTCTTCAAAAATATACGGCCATGATGGAACTTGAG GAAAGGAATGAAAGGTTGTTTTATAAGCTTTTGATCGATAATGTTGAGGAATTGCTTCCGGTTGTTTATACACCGACGGTTGGGGAAGCTTGCCAGAAGTATGGAAGTATTTTCAAGCGTCCTCAGGGTCTATATATAAGTTTAAAAGAGAA GGGGAAAGTTCTTGATGTGCTGAAAAACTGGCCTCAGAAGAGTATTCAAGTTATTGTTGTTACTGATGGTGAAAGAATTTTGGGACTTGGGGATCTTGGCTGTCAG GGAATGGGCATTCCTGTTGGGAAGTTGTCTCTTTACACTGCACTTGGAGGAGTTCGTCCTTCAGCT TGTTTGCCAGTAACCATTGATGTGGGTACGAACAACGAGCAATTGCTGAAGGATGAATTCTACATTGGACTGAGACAAAGGAGGGCAACTGGCAAG GAATACTCTGAACTTCTCCATGAGTTCATGACTGctgtaaaacaaaattatggGGAGAAAGTTCTGATACAG TTCGAAGATTTTGCTAACCACAATGCTTTTGATCTGCTTGCAAAGTATGGCACAACTCATTTAGTCTTCAATGATGATATACAG GGAACGGCTGCTGTTGTTCTCGCAGGGCTTATTTCAGCACTGAAGTTGCTAGGTGGTTCCCTGGCTGATCACACTTTCTTGTTCCTTGGTGCTGGGGAA GCTGGAACTGGTATAGCAGAGCTTATAGCTCTTGAGATGTCAAGACGG tcAAAATCTCCTTTGGAAGAGACTCGCAAGAAGATTTGGCTGACAGATTCAAAG GGTTTGATTGTTAGTTCTCGCAAGGAGTCATTACAACACTTCAAGAAACCATGGGCTCATGAACATGAACCCGTTAAAGGACTCCTAGAAGCTGTCAAG GCAATCAAACCAACAGTCTTGATTGGAACATCCGGAGTGGGAAAAACGTTTACTAAGGAAGTGATTGAGGCCATGGCTTCTTTCAATGAG AAACCTCTAATTTTGGCTCTCTCCAACCCAACCTCACAATCTGAATGTACAGCTGAAGAAGCCTACACTTGGACTAAG GGCAAAGCAATTTTTGCTAGTGGAAGTCCATTTGATCCTGTTGAGTACGAGGGAAAAGTTTTTGTTCCTGGCCAG TCCAACAATGCTTACATTTTCCCTGGCCTTGGCCTGGGTTTGGTCATCTCTGGAGCTATTCGTGTTCATGATGATATGCTTCTGGCAGCCG CGGAAGCCTTGGCTGGGCAAATTAAAGAGGAGTACTTAGCAAAGGGGCTGATTTACCCACCTCTCTCTAACATCAGAAAAATCTCAGTCCAAATTGCTGCTAACGTAGCTGCCAAGGCATATGAACTTG GCCTGGCTACACGTCTCCCCCGTCCAGAAAACCTTGTGAAGCACGCAGAGAGTTGCATGTACAGTCCCGCCTATAGATATTACCGGTGA